A region from the Pseudomonas cucumis genome encodes:
- a CDS encoding rhomboid family intramembrane serine protease, with protein MDALKGFKTIAGVAGFMVALQLLNVATGYSLIAFGLVPRTLQGLVGIITSPFLHGSFAHLSTNLIAFLILGTLVIAEGLSRFVVVSAIIILLGGTLVWLFGFAGVHIGASGWVFGLWAYLLSRAWFQRSWSNLITASVVVLLYGGLIFGFFPRQGMSFEGHIFGAIAGFIAAKVLLSTPRSRFNAAR; from the coding sequence ATGGATGCCCTGAAGGGTTTCAAGACAATCGCAGGCGTGGCTGGCTTCATGGTTGCGCTGCAACTGCTCAATGTGGCGACCGGCTACAGTCTCATTGCCTTCGGCCTGGTGCCGAGGACACTGCAGGGACTGGTCGGCATCATCACCTCGCCTTTCTTGCACGGGTCCTTTGCGCACCTGAGCACCAACCTGATTGCCTTTTTGATCCTCGGTACCCTGGTCATTGCCGAAGGGCTCAGCCGGTTCGTGGTCGTCAGCGCCATCATTATTCTGCTGGGCGGTACGCTGGTCTGGCTGTTCGGTTTCGCAGGCGTACACATCGGTGCCAGCGGATGGGTATTCGGGCTGTGGGCGTACCTCCTGTCGCGCGCCTGGTTCCAGAGGAGCTGGAGCAACCTGATCACGGCCAGTGTCGTGGTTCTGCTCTATGGCGGCCTGATCTTTGGCTTCTTTCCCCGCCAGGGCATGTCCTTCGAAGGGCATATTTTTGGTGCGATCGCCGGATTTATTGCAGCCAAGGTACTGTTATCTACGCCGCGCAGCAGGTTTAATGCCGCCCGGTAA